tCCACGAATGGCGTTCGCGATTACCCTGTGGCCCGGAAGTGCGGGGTAATCCCGAAAATCTGCGTTTTGTACTATAAATTCTAAAGGAATGCTTGATGTTGAATAAAGACGTTGTTACAGTCAATATATGGTgtgtttttatcaaattatgTACTAGTTATGGAATAAGGCTCACTTTGATTCTTGCTATCGCTCTGATCAGAAAGGTGTTCGTCATTACCCCACTTTCCCCTACTAACCAATAAATGAAGAATAACCATTAACTAGGTtggtgaaagaaaaatataaaaactataATTGTTATAAGAATACATACATagatgaaatgaagaaaatatatttgtgatTATCTGATAAGAAatgagaaattttgaaaataaagaatgtaCGTATACCTTTATTGAAACAATATTCTgcttttatatatgttttacatCAACAGTATGGCATGCATTTCGCATCGCAACCACTATTGTTCCTTTTCAAACCAGCATCTTCTCCTTAAGAGGTGCTCAATCGTTAAATCCATTCATGTCATCTGTTTGAGCTTCATTCGACTTCAAAATGAAAGCAAAACAATgcttattcatcatgttcatggaccaaaaaaaggaacaaattGAGTAAGGTGAGAAGGGAGTCATCCCACGTACTCGTAAAGAGCACGCTTACCGGGGCAAACGACATTACATGCTTACATGTTCAATGCAGCCGAAGTATAAAGTGTGAGCATGATCAAACAGTCAGGTTCCAGTTATTTGACTAAAAGAAGGGGCACGTGGTACGTTCCCATGAACAATGAATTTTGAAGAGGGGATCGACTTTATCTCTACTACCCAGTGTTTAATAGGTTTTTTTTGCGAATGTTCAGCAGATGAAAGTTGTTGAATCAAAATTTATAGGAAATTGCTTTTACAtgagtattattattaaattagcGCCTTTAACAGAGTGAATTATTGATTGAAAATGGGTATAGTAGTTGTCATTGATAGGATCATTAATCTGATTCTAGATGTTTTTGTAATATTGCTATTTTCGggttcatcatgttcatgatgatgatgagatgatgatggtgttggtgatggtgatgatgatgatgatgatgataatggtgatgttgatggtgaggatggtgattgtgatgatgatgatgatggtggtgatggtgattgtgatgatgatgatgatgacgatgatgatgatggtgattgtgttgacgatgatgacggtggttgtgatgatgatgataatggtgatgttgatggtgaggatggggatgatgatgatggtgattgtgatgatggtgatgatgatggtgattgtgatgatgatgatgatgatgatggtgattgtgatgatgatgatgatgatgatgatgacgatgatgatgatggtatttgtgatgatgatgatgatggtatttgtgatgatgatgatgatggtgattgtgatgatgatgatgatgacggtggtggtgctggtggtggtgatgataatgatgatttttataCTCGGCAATAGTTTATTGAATGGTTTTATCATTAAAGATGGATCCAGTGGTGTTATCCGATTATCTGACAGGGATGGGACCAAGACGACCAAAAGATGAAGCCCCTTTCTTCTTCAATTGAATAACAGGACCAATTAagttctcaccccccccccctttgtgcGGATACCCCTGGATTTATCAAATCGACTAAACAAGTTTTCTGAAGCAGTTCACTTGAATGTACGTTTACGTTCACCTAAATCACGCTTCCCGCCTACTTTATAACCCCAAGCAATATTCTGATTCTTTTATATACCAGCCTATGCGATCATTGTCATTCGCCGATCTCCGAATCATCTACTGCGCAAACGAGAAAGAGGGTACCGTGGTACGCAGGATTGATCCGTGACGTCATGATACCCAGGGATAGTTTGGTCGACGCTTCCCGCAAAAACTGGCATTGCATCTCCACAACTCGGTGGAATACACACGCATGCAAGATATCGTCTGCTTGAGAAAACTTTTGTTTCGAGTGAGACCGAACGGGAAGCGTTCAGGGCTCGCAGTTTGTGTCGAGTTTCACGGAGGGAAAGAAAGCAGGCTCTGCCGATTTTCCCGGCGACTTGGAATGTCACGATTTTTGGATTATAAGCCTGGAATATACATTGGTTAAAACAGCAAGGAAAATATCATTCGGGTTCTTTACTTTTACTCTCTTTTTCTGTTCGTTCTTAGTTTGGAATGatctaaaaaaattgaagatagTTTGCTGCGTTTGTAAAATCTTCTTGGATCAGACTATTTAGGATATATTCTGAGGATTATTTCATAGCTTCACGctgccttctttttttttcgtactTTTTACTTATGTTTACTTGCGTTGACCGATAATCTATCTAAACTTTTATACGTTATTTCAAGAGTTTCCTGTGCCTCTCGATCGAAATGCAAACCCTGTTTTGAGTTTATAAATCATTATTAACAATGTACTGTAAATATTAATGACGTGATTGAAGTTTTCATTATGAATGATTTTCGGTAATCATCTAGGCTTTTCTTTTGCAACATCATAGGCTACCCGAAGGTTGGAAGCTCTGCATCTTCGTTTTGCGAATTTTAATAATATAGAAACAATACATTCGTTATCtgtttctttaattttaaaCGAAACCGACGATGGCGTCGGCCAATTCCTACCAACCCGACGAGGATGACGACTATATCCAGGTGATGGAGGTCTACCCCTCCCAGAACCACTACGGCGTCGTCAACCCCTACTATTACTCGGATTACTACGACAACTTGAACTCGACGTTGGGTTTTGACTACCCGAATCCTTACAGCGTCGACATGTCAGCAAAAGTGATATTAAGCATGAGTTATACGCTAATGATACTGATATGCGGGACGGGCAACCTTTTGTTGTGTTGTGTGATCTACCGCTTCAAGCGAATGCGAACGGTTACTAATTTATTGATAGGAAACCTGGCGCTCTCCGATTTCCTGGTTGCTGCGGTGGTGGCGCCCTTTAACTTTTATTACTATCTACACCAGACGTGGCCGTTTGGCCGAGCTATGTGTGTGATTGTTGGTTATTTGAAAGCAGTTTCGCTCTACGTCTCCGTCAATTCCCTGTTAATCATCGCCATAGACAGGTAaactatgtatttatttctattCATCTAAGTTCATGTATCTATATATTAATTCATCcatttaaatattcatttaccttttttttcaatagttgattggttaattgatttattgattaattcattctttcatttctttatttatttcataatctattagttttgtcattcatttttattcatgaatttATCTATTGAGTTATTGATTGATTcatcattcatttatatatttttcattcgtttatttattttttgtgtatattatgatttttcattcattaattgattttttttattcattctccCATTCCATTATTGCTTTATCTGCCTACTGTTCCAATTAGATGATTTGTCAACCCCGACTATCAATTTCCATCGCTAATTTCCTCTTGTATTTGCCATCTGAAATACATTTCCGTGttataaattttgtattttggtCAATAAATTTGAATAGATTGATATTGAATTCGTTTAAAGAATAAcagcaaataataaaataattactatcatagaattattttattatggaTAGGATGTGTAGTTTTCTGTTTGATATATCACTATTTGTATTCATGGATGAGGATTGACTAGTTatcaaatgtataatttcatAAATTGACTAGTCAGGCAAAGTGACACCCAACAAGCGTCAAATCTACTCTAGATGTTGACACATTCACCgtactacacagtaaaaacgttgtttatttttttttatgcaaaGCTGTTTACTATAAGAACCTGGcaatagttgtttaaacagcTAAAACAAGTGTTTAATCTTCAACAACGTTTATTCTTTAATATCTAGTTCTCAATAAATTGaacatggttgtttaaactgttaaacaactactgtaacgTTCATATCGTAGACAGCATTGtatgacatttttaaacaaCGTTTATATTGTGTACCATACACAAGCCCATCCATGGGAGGATAGGACTGTTAAAATATTAATCTgctacacataaaaaaaaatgctgtttaaaattttacacAACGCTTTCTATGAACTTTGCAGTAGTTGCAACCATGCTTGAtatattgaacatgttgaataatAGATATACTGTTAACAACTACTGCAAACTTCATGTAGTAAACAGCCTTGAATAACAAAGTTTTTCGCTGTGAGATACATTAGTAAGAATAATGTAGACGCACTTGGAGAGCAAATCCGCCGTAAAGTCTTCACAAGGactggtggatgtttcatagaactgttcgtaagttaagagcgactttaagaacgactggttaacctttcttacgtgctacaCAGTCACAAATGAACACTAATGGTGAATATCTTATGTACCACAAGAAGGGATCaacagtcgctcttaacttacgaacagctttatgaaactcccCCCACCCCTGCTAGGTGACGATTGATGATTGAAACCATTGAAGACATTCATGAAAGAAATGCCATCAATGTTAAGCCACCAATCAAGTAGTACATCAACAGTTGAGGGTAATGTACTGCATGAGATGAGCTGGTATTCACCACCCCCCCCTCAGCGGCGGATCCAGGTGGGGGCACACCAGGGTCGTACCCCAACTCCCGCTCCCCTCCCTTGAGAGCCATGAAAAAATAGTTTTAGTGGAATGTGAAGAATATTCTTGTTTTAgtctgtttttgttgtttgtttttgttctttggcttgtcaaatatttGCAGAACAAAAAATGCCCCCTTTTTTAAATCCTGCCTCCTCTTTTTTCATGCGATATATTCGGGGGCAGTGCTCGGGGAAGTGCCAAAGGGATGACGGCAGATGACATGGGCGCACTTTTTCGGTCTTAATTTCGTTTGAATTGTGTCTTGATTATGAACTCGAGTTTACATTAAACCCTAGTCTATAGTTGGAGTACCAAGAGATCGATCCTGTCAAtcattgggattttttttttcttttccactgTTTTCTTGTGCGTAACAAAAATgttgttgaaataaaacagagcTAAGAGAACGTAGCGAAGAACCCGATGTTGACGCAGACATTGGTTGGTACTGATCCCAGGCGGCAAGGGGTTGAAGTAATTCCATATGACAGCCTGGAGAGTTATACACCCTGGAAACACGACATCATGGATGCAAACAAACGTTGCCTTGATGAAATCCCGCCAAAGATATATCGTCACGCAAACTATAAAGGATAAGATTAttaaggaagaaagggaaatattTGAAATCTGAAGCGAAGACCTGGTTTGAAGAGGCAGTCCCAATCAGTGCGGAAACAGAAGGCGTGATGTACAGAATTTATAAAGCTTTCTGTTTTTCATCCCTCTGCTTATAAACGCGGGAAGGCGGTTTTCGTTTTCACACTTGTCTCTTTTCGATATGCGGGCAGACGTCGCACGCTATGTAGTTTACAAATGTCACTGAGAGAAAAATCTCACGTTCTGACAGTATTTGGATAAATGTAAGATCATGTTGCTTTGGTTTGACTGATCATTCTTTAAGCCTTTTATTTTGTCACTTCTTACAAATATTTTACAGAATTATAGTAAAAACAGATCGAGCGCTGAGCCA
Above is a window of Lytechinus pictus isolate F3 Inbred chromosome 15, Lp3.0, whole genome shotgun sequence DNA encoding:
- the LOC135156875 gene encoding prokineticin receptor 1-like; amino-acid sequence: MASANSYQPDEDDDYIQVMEVYPSQNHYGVVNPYYYSDYYDNLNSTLGFDYPNPYSVDMSAKVILSMSYTLMILICGTGNLLLCCVIYRFKRMRTVTNLLIGNLALSDFLVAAVVAPFNFYYYLHQTWPFGRAMCVIVGYLKAVSLYVSVNSLLIIAIDR